In Pleomorphomonas sp. T1.2MG-36, a single window of DNA contains:
- the treZ gene encoding malto-oligosyltrehalose trehalohydrolase, translated as MDMSTPAAQLTAADDHGLAGFGPVPEARLVRFRLWAPEQKAMVLAIEGRKPLPMTRGSGGWFTLTTAAPAGTRYRFQLPGGAFVPDPASRFQPEDVHGPSEIVIPDTFRWSDTRWRGLSWHEAVVYELHVGTFTPEGSFRAAAARLPYLKSLGVTVVEIMPIGDFPGRWSWGYDGVLLFAPDSRYGRPEDLKSFVDQAHALGLAVLLDVVYNHFGPEGNYLPLLAPAHTDRHATPWGEAIDYDQREGTSMRDLVLANVRMWIGEFHLDGLRIDAAHEIRDTDPDHMLTAIAETARVAAGDRKIHLVLESARLEADRMSPAGLFDGQWNDDLHHALHAAITGEADKDYADYAERPDILARALAEGGLSCDEEETTVSVSPTAFVSFLQNHDQVGNRARGDRIGTLAPPAAVRAAAAAFLLAPQIPMLFQGEEWAAGTPFPFFSDLGPAFASAVQEGRIAAFAVDPKVLLDPFDPATFDAARLDWDEQRQSRHARMLDWYRAILRVRRREIVPLIPGIRRAGEWHVDDGVVRVTWEGEARDLLLTLNLAPRQAPLPAPLRGKPIWQAGRIAGGLCSPWFVAWSVRRRGG; from the coding sequence ATGGACATGTCGACACCGGCGGCACAGTTGACTGCCGCCGACGATCACGGGCTGGCGGGATTCGGCCCCGTGCCTGAGGCGAGGCTCGTTCGCTTCCGACTTTGGGCGCCTGAGCAGAAGGCCATGGTCCTGGCGATCGAGGGCCGCAAGCCCTTGCCTATGACGAGGGGATCGGGTGGCTGGTTCACGCTGACGACCGCCGCTCCGGCCGGGACGCGCTATCGCTTCCAGTTGCCGGGTGGTGCCTTCGTGCCCGATCCGGCCAGCCGCTTTCAGCCGGAGGACGTGCACGGGCCAAGCGAGATCGTCATCCCGGATACCTTTCGCTGGTCCGATACTCGTTGGCGCGGTCTTTCATGGCACGAAGCGGTCGTCTACGAGCTGCATGTCGGCACCTTCACGCCCGAGGGCAGCTTTCGTGCCGCCGCCGCTCGGCTTCCCTACCTGAAATCGCTCGGCGTCACGGTCGTCGAGATCATGCCGATCGGCGACTTCCCCGGCCGTTGGAGCTGGGGATATGACGGGGTGTTGCTGTTTGCGCCGGACAGCCGCTACGGCCGGCCGGAGGATCTCAAGTCCTTCGTCGACCAGGCGCACGCGCTCGGTCTCGCCGTGCTGCTCGACGTCGTCTACAACCACTTCGGCCCCGAGGGGAATTACCTGCCGCTTCTGGCCCCCGCCCATACCGATCGGCATGCGACGCCCTGGGGCGAAGCCATCGACTATGATCAGCGCGAGGGCACGTCCATGCGCGATCTCGTGCTCGCCAATGTCCGCATGTGGATCGGCGAGTTTCACCTCGATGGACTTCGCATCGACGCCGCGCACGAAATCCGCGACACGGATCCGGACCATATGCTCACCGCCATCGCGGAAACGGCGCGGGTTGCGGCAGGCGATCGGAAGATCCATCTCGTTTTGGAGAGTGCCCGACTGGAAGCCGATCGGATGTCGCCGGCAGGCTTGTTCGACGGCCAGTGGAACGACGATCTTCATCACGCGCTGCACGCCGCCATCACCGGCGAGGCCGACAAGGACTATGCCGACTACGCGGAGCGACCGGACATTCTCGCCCGGGCTCTTGCCGAAGGGGGGCTGTCCTGCGACGAAGAGGAGACGACGGTTTCCGTTTCGCCGACAGCCTTCGTTTCGTTCCTGCAGAACCACGACCAAGTGGGAAACCGTGCGCGCGGCGACCGCATCGGCACGTTGGCGCCACCGGCAGCCGTGCGGGCCGCCGCGGCGGCGTTCCTTTTGGCGCCGCAGATTCCGATGCTGTTCCAGGGCGAGGAATGGGCGGCTGGAACGCCGTTTCCGTTCTTCTCCGACCTGGGACCGGCGTTCGCTTCGGCTGTGCAGGAAGGCCGGATTGCCGCTTTCGCGGTCGATCCGAAGGTTCTGCTCGACCCTTTCGATCCCGCCACGTTCGATGCCGCCCGGCTCGACTGGGACGAGCAACGCCAGTCCCGTCACGCCCGTATGCTCGATTGGTATCGAGCCATCCTGCGCGTCCGCCGACGGGAGATCGTGCCACTCATTCCCGGCATTCGGCGCGCCGGTGAGTGGCATGTGGACGACGGTGTCGTCCGTGTCACGTGGGAAGGGGAGGCAAGGGATCTTCTGCTGACGCTGAACCTTGCCCCGCGTCAGGCGCCGCTGCCGGCTCCCCTGAGGGGCAAGCCGATATGGCAGGCGGGGCGGATTGCCGGCGGTCTCTGTTCGCCCTGGTTCGTTGCCTGGTCGGTGCGGCGACGGGGAGGATAG